The Edaphobacter sp. 12200R-103 genome contains a region encoding:
- a CDS encoding VWA domain-containing protein — protein sequence MKRALLSIMILSSLLVVGGERRTAAQDDSRILVNVVLVQLNIAVTDRKGNYISGLKPEDFQITEDKIPQKVATFEEGNEPTRRFVAGGPDGKLVEQMIEQPVTEDGPPSGMPVSAPPVTDAGPLPTGANVFILFDTSNYMYRGFVYAQDAIADFVRSLEGVSRVAFYSYSRDLSRGVPLTAERSSILRGVRSTVAGDDAALYNCLLLTVKDAAQLTGRKAIVVFSNGPDNASLVPPEDVAELAQSTGTIIYMISTRDAQAEPISTAVFERMSKATGGKAYFAKSWKDEKDAFASIREDLAHLYSLSYYPQPNPNRGWRSISVKLVGENAQKYRIRTRDGYRVLKQAQIASAAMPAASSGTSAK from the coding sequence GTGAAGCGAGCTCTTCTTTCGATCATGATCTTGTCCTCTTTGCTGGTGGTGGGAGGAGAACGCAGAACGGCAGCACAGGACGACTCCCGCATCCTGGTCAACGTCGTGCTGGTGCAGCTGAACATCGCCGTCACAGACCGCAAAGGCAACTACATCAGCGGGCTGAAGCCTGAGGACTTCCAGATCACGGAAGACAAGATCCCGCAGAAGGTCGCGACCTTTGAAGAGGGAAATGAGCCGACACGGCGCTTTGTCGCGGGCGGACCCGATGGAAAACTGGTTGAGCAGATGATTGAGCAGCCGGTTACTGAGGACGGGCCGCCTTCTGGTATGCCAGTCTCTGCACCTCCTGTAACCGATGCGGGCCCTCTACCCACCGGTGCAAATGTCTTTATCCTCTTCGATACCAGCAACTATATGTACCGGGGCTTTGTCTACGCGCAGGACGCGATTGCCGATTTTGTGCGCTCTCTCGAAGGCGTCTCGCGGGTGGCCTTTTACTCCTACAGTCGCGATCTCTCTCGCGGCGTCCCTCTTACGGCGGAGAGATCGTCCATCCTGCGCGGTGTTCGCAGCACGGTCGCCGGTGACGATGCTGCTCTGTACAACTGCCTGCTGCTGACCGTAAAAGATGCAGCGCAGCTTACAGGGCGCAAGGCGATCGTGGTCTTCTCCAATGGGCCTGACAATGCGAGCCTGGTGCCTCCGGAGGATGTGGCGGAACTGGCGCAGTCGACCGGAACCATTATCTACATGATCAGCACGCGCGATGCACAGGCAGAGCCGATCTCGACGGCTGTCTTCGAGAGAATGAGCAAGGCGACCGGCGGCAAGGCTTACTTTGCCAAGAGCTGGAAGGACGAGAAGGATGCCTTCGCCTCTATCCGCGAGGACCTGGCGCATCTTTACTCTCTCAGTTATTACCCGCAGCCCAACCCTAACCGGGGCTGGCGCAGCATCTCGGTCAAGCTGGTGGGTGAAAACGCACAGAAGTATCGTATCCGCACCCGAGATGGATATCGCGTCCTCAAGCAGGCACAGATTGCGTCCGCGGCAATGCCGGCTGCCTCCTCTGGTACCTCTGCGAAATGA
- a CDS encoding glycoside hydrolase N-terminal domain-containing protein, with translation MFNRPTRRRFLATSAAAAAAISQRHALAAPWQESPAADDESTPYKLFFDQPAATWPDSLPVGNGRLGACVFGQPSQERIQLNEESIWDGELRDRNNPKAGETVQKMRELLFAGQVAEAEALVPDGFLSIPRRFPCYQTLGDLHLDFGPMEGVSNYRLELNLDTAIATTTFTKDGVQYRREVFSSAPDQVIVIRLTSNGIGKISFTARLDRPANFETDALAQNRLKIFGEALPVNDNPGLPIKERQVGIHYYAELLAVSTDGVTSTKDSILTIDKATAVTLFVDCATSYRYPAGQSMMRQAVVKNLLAASSRSYAELRSRHIVDHQRYFRRSAITIGEATDANASIATDKRLAKIKAGGEDLALLGIYFQYGRYLLISSSRPGTLAANLQGIWNESVDPPWGSKYTVNINIEMIYWLAERAGLSELHAPLFDLIDRTRTPGYVTAQKYYASGGYVVHHNTDIWGDSSPIDGLGGGVWPMGAAWMALHLWDHFDYTGDVGFLRDRGYPRLKENAQFLLDYMVTDPKTERLVTGPSCSPENKYKLPDGTAHNVCMAPTMDIEIVRAVLTRLLQAASVLATSPNWDPTEDAPLHNRARLALIKLPPFKIGKAGNLQEWQEDYADEEPGHRHISHLFALFPDDQITPQRTPDLAKAARVTLDRRLANGGGSTGWSRAWVLCCMARLHDGDAAYESLQRLLADSTRGNLFDVCGKKSNSPFQMDGNLGGPTGMVEMLLQSHASGGSSEAGQLRGVESAANVIRLLPALPKAWPNGSFRGLRARSGLEIDLEWRNGKATVATLKAHLDLTHHILAPKGQQIASISPTQTETIPGTGPDELVLPVKAGETFTVHFS, from the coding sequence ATGTTTAATCGCCCGACGCGCCGCCGCTTTCTTGCCACATCCGCTGCTGCGGCCGCAGCGATCTCGCAACGACATGCCCTTGCAGCGCCATGGCAGGAGTCCCCGGCCGCCGACGACGAGTCCACACCGTACAAGCTCTTCTTCGACCAGCCGGCGGCAACCTGGCCCGATTCCCTGCCCGTGGGGAACGGAAGGCTGGGGGCCTGTGTCTTCGGCCAGCCCAGCCAGGAGAGGATTCAGCTGAATGAGGAGTCCATCTGGGACGGAGAACTGCGCGACCGTAACAACCCCAAAGCAGGCGAGACCGTGCAGAAGATGCGCGAACTCCTGTTTGCCGGACAGGTGGCTGAAGCTGAAGCGTTAGTTCCGGACGGTTTCCTTTCGATCCCGCGCCGGTTTCCCTGTTATCAGACCCTGGGCGATCTGCACCTGGACTTCGGACCGATGGAGGGGGTCAGCAACTACAGGCTGGAGCTGAACCTCGATACCGCCATTGCAACCACGACCTTCACGAAGGATGGTGTGCAGTATCGCCGCGAGGTCTTCAGCTCGGCTCCCGATCAGGTAATCGTGATTCGCCTGACCTCGAACGGAATCGGAAAGATCAGCTTCACTGCCCGTCTGGACCGGCCAGCGAACTTCGAGACGGATGCCCTGGCGCAGAACCGGCTGAAGATCTTTGGCGAAGCGTTGCCGGTCAATGACAATCCCGGACTTCCAATCAAGGAGCGGCAGGTCGGCATTCACTACTACGCTGAACTGCTGGCCGTCTCGACGGATGGCGTTACCTCGACGAAAGACAGTATCCTTACGATCGATAAAGCCACTGCCGTCACGCTCTTTGTCGATTGCGCTACGAGCTACCGCTACCCTGCCGGCCAATCAATGATGCGTCAGGCCGTCGTAAAGAATCTGCTTGCGGCCTCGTCGCGTTCCTATGCCGAGTTGCGCTCCCGTCATATCGTCGATCATCAGAGATACTTCCGGCGGTCCGCGATCACAATCGGCGAAGCTACGGATGCGAATGCCAGCATCGCCACCGACAAGCGGCTGGCGAAGATCAAGGCAGGCGGCGAAGACCTCGCCCTGCTGGGAATCTATTTTCAGTACGGGCGGTATCTGCTGATCTCAAGCTCGCGGCCGGGAACGCTGGCAGCCAATCTGCAAGGCATCTGGAATGAATCGGTCGATCCACCGTGGGGATCGAAGTACACCGTCAACATCAACATCGAGATGATCTACTGGCTGGCGGAACGGGCTGGCCTATCAGAGTTGCATGCTCCGTTATTCGACCTGATCGACCGCACCCGTACTCCCGGATATGTGACGGCCCAGAAGTACTACGCGTCCGGAGGGTACGTGGTGCATCACAACACCGACATCTGGGGAGACTCGTCTCCAATCGATGGTCTGGGCGGCGGTGTGTGGCCGATGGGAGCGGCATGGATGGCACTGCACCTGTGGGACCACTTCGACTACACCGGCGACGTCGGCTTTCTGCGGGACCGCGGATATCCGCGCTTGAAGGAGAACGCGCAGTTTCTGCTGGATTACATGGTGACGGACCCGAAGACGGAGCGGCTGGTCACAGGTCCGTCGTGCTCTCCGGAGAACAAATACAAGCTGCCGGACGGCACGGCACACAACGTCTGCATGGCGCCGACGATGGACATCGAGATTGTGCGCGCGGTGCTGACACGGCTGCTGCAGGCAGCTTCCGTGCTGGCGACCTCTCCCAACTGGGACCCGACGGAGGATGCTCCGCTGCACAACCGTGCGCGGCTGGCATTGATCAAATTGCCTCCCTTCAAGATCGGCAAAGCGGGCAACCTGCAGGAATGGCAGGAGGACTACGCCGACGAGGAGCCGGGACACCGGCACATCTCTCACCTGTTTGCGCTATTTCCGGATGACCAGATCACGCCGCAGCGCACCCCCGACCTGGCAAAGGCAGCCCGGGTGACGTTGGACCGCAGACTGGCCAATGGCGGAGGAAGCACAGGCTGGTCGCGCGCATGGGTTCTGTGCTGTATGGCGCGACTGCACGACGGCGATGCCGCGTATGAGAGTCTGCAGCGGCTGCTGGCAGATTCAACGCGCGGCAATCTCTTCGATGTCTGCGGCAAGAAGTCGAACTCGCCGTTTCAGATGGATGGCAATCTCGGCGGGCCCACCGGCATGGTGGAGATGCTGCTGCAGTCGCACGCGAGCGGCGGCAGCAGCGAAGCAGGGCAGCTGCGAGGGGTTGAATCCGCTGCCAACGTGATTCGCCTGCTCCCGGCACTTCCAAAGGCGTGGCCGAATGGATCGTTCCGGGGTTTGCGAGCGCGGAGCGGTCTGGAGATCGATCTCGAATGGCGCAATGGAAAGGCGACAGTGGCCACCCTGAAGGCTCACCTGGACCTGACACACCACATTCTGGCTCCGAAGGGACAGCAGATCGCCTCCATCTCTCCGACACAGACCGAGACAATTCCGGGGACAGGACCCGACGAGCTGGTTCTGCCGGTCAAGGCGGGCGAGACCTTCACTGTCCACTTCTCCTAA
- a CDS encoding VOC family protein, whose protein sequence is MPLTPFHIAFPVDDLEAARAFYGVLLGCPEGRSSAQWIDFNLFGHQIVAHLKPSLKQNRQHHNPVDGHDVPVPHFGVVLPMEDWQALADRLRAAGVGFVIEPYIRFKGEVGEQATMFFLDPAGNALEFKAFADMNQLFAR, encoded by the coding sequence GTGCCACTCACTCCCTTCCACATTGCTTTCCCTGTTGATGATCTAGAGGCGGCGCGGGCTTTTTATGGAGTCCTGCTGGGCTGTCCGGAGGGGCGAAGCTCTGCACAGTGGATTGACTTCAATCTTTTTGGCCACCAGATCGTCGCTCATCTCAAACCCTCTCTCAAACAGAACCGGCAGCATCATAATCCTGTAGATGGTCACGACGTTCCTGTGCCTCACTTTGGGGTGGTACTTCCCATGGAGGACTGGCAGGCCCTGGCGGATCGTCTGCGCGCTGCCGGTGTTGGTTTCGTCATTGAGCCTTATATCCGCTTCAAGGGAGAGGTGGGTGAACAGGCGACCATGTTCTTTCTCGACCCGGCGGGCAATGCTCTTGAGTTTAAGGCGTTTGCCGATATGAACCAGCTCTTTGCAAGGTAA